From the genome of Fusarium oxysporum f. sp. lycopersici 4287 chromosome 3, whole genome shotgun sequence, one region includes:
- a CDS encoding hypothetical protein (At least one base has a quality score < 10), protein MSRSPPKDHAEVHLTILDDGELSQALSTGAAAPLTLIRRTAVVFQLCGVNFATSASSGLIVIRLPQLTSDLNIPQSLAFWPSSVQGLATASALLLSGAVADVLGPRSVNLSGCILNGVFMLSCGFIKSIQQLITMRALQGVAIAMHFSSSVALVADTQPRGQSRNISFACLGLSQLLGFTFGLVVGGVLVDTVGWRSGWYLYGGVTLLLSAVGLWSLPKSEPLGFRNIFVDLIYRVDWIGALLASVSMASISYFLAVISTDVHRIKETGTVTLLCFSLATLPLFVGWMHYRVKRSMPALIPNCFWSNSAFTTICIAIALSFAVLNSVDILTSLYFQEIQYLSAVDAGIRILPSTVVGLGLNLMTGLIVHKIPAVWLVAVSSLLSSGSPLLMAVINPSWSYWVGAFFAQILLPFSIDVLFTVGLIIVTEVFPEKNQSVAGAVFNTAAQFGNALGLAIVQVVSAAVTNQKINPKSPEALLEGYRASFWTLFSLMLVCVLVAALGLRGAGKVGSKRD, encoded by the exons ATGTCGCGATCCCCGCCCAAAGACCATGCTGAGGTTCATCTAACCATCCTTGATGACGGCGAATTATCGCAGGCTTTAAGCACGGGCGCTGCAGCTCCGCTAACACTTATAAGAAGAACTGCAGTAGTATTCCAGCTTTGCGGGGTCAATTTCGCCACGAGCGCATCCAGCGGTCTCATAGTCATTAGACTTCCCCAACTGACCTCAGATCTCAATATACCGCAGTCGCTCGCTTTCTGGCCGTCATCAGTTCAAGGACTAGCCACAGCTTCGGCACTGCTACTCTCAGGTGCCGTCGCTGATGTCTTGGGGCCCCGATCCGTTAATCTTTCGGGGTGCATACTCAACGGCGTGTTTATGTTATCCTGTGGATTTATCAAGAGCATTCAGCAGTTGATTACTATGAGGGCATTGCAGGGCGTTGCCATAGCGATGCATTTCTCCAGTTCTGTAGCTCTCGTAGCTGACACTCAGCCCCGTGGACAGAGCCGAAACATATCGTTCGCTTGCCTGGGTTTAAGTCAGCTGCTAGGCTTCACCTTTGGCCTTGTCGTCGGTGGCGTACTCGTGGATACTGTTGGATGGCGCTCGGGATGGTATCTTTATGGAGGCGTTACCCTGCTCCTGTCCGCCGTCGGCCTATGGTCACTGCCAAAATCCGAGCCGCTCGGTTTCCGAAACATATTCGTTGATTTGATATACAGAGTCGATTGGATCGGAGCACTACTCGCCTCGGTGTCTATGGCCTCGATTTCCTATTTCTTAGC GGTTATCAGCACGGACGTCCATCGTATCAAAGAGACCGGGACTGTTACACTCCTATGCTTCAGCTTGGCGACCCTGCCACTGTTTGTTGGTTGGATGCATTACCGAGTCAAAAGAAGCATGCCGGCTCTAATACCTAATTGCTTCTGGAGCAACTCTGCGTTTACTACCATATGTATTGCTATAGCTTTATCGTTTGCAGTGCTGAATTCTGTTGATATTCTTACAAGTCTCTA CTTTCAAGAGATCCAATATTTGTCGGCTGTCGACGCCGGAATCCGCATCCTTCCCAGTACCGTCGTCGGACTAGGCCTCAATCTGATGACCGGCCTCATCGTGCATAAAATACCTGCTGTCTGGCTTGTAGCGGTCTCATCTCTACTTTCCTCGGGGTCGCCGCTTCTTATGGCCGTGATCAATCCCAGTTGGTCCTATTGGGTCGGTGCCTTCTTCGCACAAATCCTTCTGCCATTTTCTATCGATGTGCTCTTCACCGTCGGACTCATTATCGTTACTGAGGTTTTCCCTGAGAAGAATCAATCCGTTGCTGGTGCTGTCTTCAACACGGCCGCGCAGTTTGGGAACGCTCTGGGGTTGGCTATTGTGCAGGTAGTCTCCGCAGCGGTAACAAACCAAAAGATCAACCCAAAGTCCCCCGAGGCTCTCTTGGAAGGTTACCGCGCATCCTTTTGGACTCTCTTTTCCCTAATGCTTGTTTGCGTGCTTGTGGCAGCACTTGGGCTACGGGGAGCGGGTAAGGTAGGGTCGAAGCGTGATTGA